The Hydrogenophaga crocea genome contains a region encoding:
- the clpA gene encoding ATP-dependent Clp protease ATP-binding subunit ClpA: MIAQELEVSLHMAFVEARQQRHEFITVEHLLLALLDNPSAAEVLRACSANIDDLRKSLTNFIKDNTPQVAGTDEVDTQPTLGFQRVIQRAIMHVQSTGNGKKEVTGANVLVAIFGEKDSHAVYYLHQQGVTRLDVVNFIAHGIRKSDPPEPAKSNESAAENEEAAEAKGNEKASPLEQFTQNLNQMAKDGKIDPLIGRDYEVERVIQILCRRRKNNPLLVGEAGVGKTAIAEGLAWRITQGDVPEILAESNVYSLDMGALLAGTKYRGDFEQRLKGVLKSLKDKPNAILFIDEIHTLIGAGAASGGTLDASNLLKPALSSGQLKCIGATTFTEYRGIFEKDAALSRRFQKVDVVEPTVEQTVDILKGLKSRFEEHHNVKYAVAALQAAAELSAKYINDRHLPDKAIDVIDEAGAAQRILPASKRKKTISKTEVEEIVAKIARIPPANVSNDDRGKLQTLERDLKSVVFGQDKALEVLSASVKMARSGLGKADKPIGAFLFSGPTGVGKTEAAKQLAYIMGIDLIRFDMSEYMERHAVSRLIGAPPGYVGFDQGGLLTEAITKKPHCVLLLDEIEKAHPDIFNVLLQVMDHGTLTDNNGRKADFRNVIIIMTTNAGAETMNKASIGFTNARESGDEMADIKRLFTPEFRNRLDAIVSFKALDEQIILRVVDKFLLQLETQLAEKKVEVTFSDALRKHLAKKGFDPLMGARPMQRLIQDTIRRALADELLFGRLTEGGRLNVDLVTKTGEDGKETQEVELDIQPLPKKEGKAKPEEATEV; encoded by the coding sequence ATGATTGCCCAGGAACTTGAAGTCAGCTTGCACATGGCCTTTGTCGAGGCCCGGCAACAGCGGCACGAATTCATCACGGTCGAGCACCTGCTGCTCGCGCTGCTCGACAACCCCAGCGCCGCCGAGGTCTTGCGCGCCTGCTCGGCCAACATCGACGACCTGCGCAAGTCCCTGACGAACTTCATCAAGGACAACACGCCGCAGGTCGCCGGCACCGACGAGGTGGACACCCAGCCCACGCTGGGCTTCCAGCGCGTGATCCAGCGCGCGATCATGCACGTGCAGTCCACCGGCAACGGCAAGAAGGAAGTCACCGGCGCGAACGTGCTGGTGGCCATCTTCGGCGAAAAGGACTCGCACGCCGTGTACTACCTGCACCAGCAGGGTGTCACGCGCCTCGACGTGGTGAACTTCATCGCCCACGGCATCCGCAAGAGCGACCCGCCCGAGCCCGCCAAGTCCAACGAGAGCGCGGCCGAGAACGAGGAAGCCGCCGAAGCCAAGGGCAACGAGAAAGCCTCGCCGCTGGAGCAGTTCACCCAGAACCTGAACCAGATGGCCAAGGACGGCAAGATCGACCCCCTGATCGGCCGCGACTACGAGGTCGAGCGTGTGATCCAGATCCTGTGCCGGCGCCGCAAGAACAACCCGCTGCTCGTGGGCGAGGCCGGCGTGGGCAAGACCGCGATCGCCGAGGGCCTGGCCTGGCGCATCACCCAGGGCGACGTGCCCGAGATCCTGGCCGAGTCCAACGTGTACTCGCTCGACATGGGCGCGCTGCTGGCGGGCACCAAGTACCGCGGTGATTTCGAGCAGCGCCTGAAGGGCGTGCTCAAGTCGCTCAAGGACAAGCCCAACGCCATCCTGTTCATCGACGAGATCCACACCCTGATCGGGGCCGGCGCGGCCTCGGGCGGCACGCTGGACGCGTCCAACCTGCTCAAGCCGGCGCTCTCCAGCGGCCAGCTCAAGTGCATCGGCGCCACCACCTTCACCGAGTACCGCGGCATCTTCGAGAAAGACGCGGCCCTGTCGCGGCGCTTCCAGAAGGTCGATGTGGTCGAGCCCACCGTCGAACAGACGGTGGACATCCTCAAGGGCCTGAAGTCGCGCTTCGAGGAGCACCACAACGTCAAGTACGCCGTGGCCGCGCTGCAGGCCGCCGCCGAACTGTCGGCCAAGTACATCAACGACCGCCACCTGCCCGACAAGGCCATCGACGTGATCGACGAGGCCGGCGCCGCGCAGCGCATCCTGCCTGCGTCCAAGCGCAAGAAGACGATTTCCAAGACCGAGGTCGAAGAGATCGTGGCCAAGATCGCGCGCATCCCGCCCGCCAACGTGTCCAACGACGACCGCGGCAAGCTCCAGACGCTCGAGCGCGACCTCAAGAGCGTGGTGTTCGGCCAGGACAAGGCGCTCGAGGTGCTGTCGGCCAGCGTGAAGATGGCGCGCTCGGGCCTGGGCAAGGCCGACAAGCCGATCGGTGCTTTCCTGTTCAGCGGCCCCACCGGCGTCGGCAAGACCGAAGCCGCGAAGCAGCTGGCCTACATCATGGGCATCGACCTGATCCGCTTCGACATGTCGGAGTACATGGAGCGTCACGCCGTGAGCCGCCTGATCGGCGCGCCTCCGGGCTATGTGGGCTTCGACCAGGGCGGCCTGCTCACCGAGGCCATCACCAAGAAGCCGCACTGCGTGCTGCTGCTCGACGAAATCGAGAAGGCGCACCCGGACATCTTCAACGTGCTGCTGCAGGTGATGGACCACGGCACGCTGACCGACAACAACGGGCGCAAGGCCGACTTCCGCAACGTGATCATCATCATGACCACGAACGCGGGCGCCGAGACCATGAACAAGGCCAGCATCGGCTTCACGAACGCCCGGGAGTCGGGCGACGAGATGGCCGACATCAAGCGCCTGTTCACGCCCGAGTTCCGCAACCGCCTCGACGCCATCGTGAGCTTCAAGGCGCTCGACGAGCAGATCATCCTGCGCGTGGTCGACAAGTTCCTGCTCCAGCTCGAAACGCAGCTGGCCGAGAAGAAGGTCGAGGTGACCTTCTCCGACGCCCTGCGCAAGCACCTCGCCAAGAAGGGCTTTGACCCGCTCATGGGTGCGCGCCCGATGCAGCGCCTGATCCAGGACACGATCCGCCGTGCGCTGGCCGACGAGCTGCTGTTCGGTCGCCTCACCGAGGGCGGTCGCCTCAACGTCGACCTGGTCACCAAGACCGGCGAAGACGGCAAGGAGACCCAGGAAGTCGAACTCGACATCCAGCCGTTGCCCAAGAAAGAGGGCAAGGCCAAGCCGGAGGAAGCCACCGAGGTCTGA